A genomic stretch from Astatotilapia calliptera chromosome 4, fAstCal1.2, whole genome shotgun sequence includes:
- the nog1 gene encoding noggin-1: protein MNMDQSHQCIAMYLLVLSLGLVMDRGICQHYYLLRPIPSDSLPLVELKEDPDPVFDPKERDLNETELKSILGDFDTRFLSVLQPTEDKFTGNDELDDFEIQKPGGVLPKEIRAVDFDIQFGKKHKPSKKLKRRLQQWLWAYSFCPVVYTWTDLGNRFWPRFVRVGSCLSKRSCSVPEGMVCKPANSTHLTILRWRCVQRKGGLKCAWIPVQYPIITDCKCSCSS, encoded by the coding sequence ATGAACATGGATCAGTCTCACCAGTGTATTGCCATGTATCTGCTGGTGCTGTCTCTCGGACTTGTGATGGATAGAGGGATTTGTCAGCACTACTACCTTCTCCGTCCCATCCCGAGTGACAGTCTGCCGCTGGTGGAATTAAAAGAGGACCCGGATCCTGTCTTTGACCCCAAGGAGCGAGATCTTAACGAGACTGAATTAAAGAGCATCCTGGGAGACTTTGACACTCGTTTTTTGTCCGTGTTACAGCCCACGGAGGACAAATTCACCGGGAACGATGAGCTCGACGACTTCGAGATCCAAAAGCCGGGGGGAGTACTCCCGAAAGAAATCCGAGCGGTGGATTTTGACATCCAGTTCGGCAAGAAGCACAAGCCCAGCAAGAAACTGAAGCGGCGCCTGCAGCAGTGGCTGTGGGCCTACTCATTCTGCCCGGTCGTGTACACCTGGACCGACCTGGGGAACAGATTCTGGCCGCGGTTTGTGCGAGTGGGCAGCTGCCTGAGCAAACGGTCTTGTTCTGTTCCGGAGGGGATGGTGTGCAAACCTGCGAACTCTACCCACCTGACGATACTGAGATGGAGATGCGTGCAGAGGAAGGGGGGGCTAAAGTGCGCCTGGATACCGGTGCAGTACCCGATCATTACAGACTGCAAATGCTCCTGTTCGAGTTAA